The genomic stretch GTTCTTCAGCGCCTGGGAGCGCAGATGTTCGCCGATTTTCGTTTCCCGCGCCGCATCGAAATCGATATGCGCCAGCCATTTAGCCGAACTAGACACATCCGCTGCTTCGAGCGGCGCCGCATGTACCGCCGGCGCGGCGCTGCCCCAAATCGCTGCCCCCAACATCACCGCCACCGCACTTGCTAGCAACCGCTTCATCGTAAATCTCCAAAAAGAGTTCGGTTCAACATCGCGAGTATTGCCATTTATACACCGCCAAACCGCCGCCGGTTACCGCTAATTGCGAATTGCAGCGGTTCAGTCCGTGAAGAACATGGACACAGATTTGCCGATTTTGACGCCCATTTCGGTTTGGCCGGCTGATGACGAACGAGCCAATGGATTTGTGTCGATCCGGAAGCCCCGGGGTGGCACACCCGATGACGGCCAATGCTGGGCTATGGGACAAAAACCCCGGTGCGGTTTCAATCACGTCCCCCCGCCGCGGCGGTTCGGCTCGGATCGGTTCATTGCCGACGGCGAACTTGCTTGCGAATTCAACCCGAAGCAGAGTACAAATTGAAACGGCGGAGCCAACGATTTCTTAGAGCTAGAAACAACACAAGCCCGAAGCGTTCGCGAGGGACGACCCGCTCAAGGCGAGATTTCCCGCCGGGGGCGCAAAAAAAAGGAAACTCGGCATGACACGATTCTTGCTTTCCAACCGCATTCGACCGCTCGGCCTGCTCTCGGCCCGCGCCGCGGCCCTCTGTCTAGTCGCCGCCGTCGCAATCTCCGTCCGGGCCGATGATCCGCCCGGCAGCGAAACTCCGCCAGCCGAATCGCCGAAAACCGAATCGCCGAAAACCGAATCGCCCACCGCCAAAACACCCTCGCCGAAGCCCACCCCGGCGAAAGCGATTTGGTACAAACCGGCCGTTGCGACGAAAATCCTCATCGACAAGGGCCTCAAGCGCCTCAAAGCCACAGCCGCGTCCACTCCTTGGGTCCTCCCCGACGACGCCAAGGTCACCGAAAAATTGGCCGATTTCACAAAAGTCGCCGCCGCGAATCATGGCGCGGCCAAAAATGCGAAACACGAATCGCTCGAAATATCCGGCGATCGCGAAACGCTTTCCAAGGCCCAAGCCCGCTACACCGAGCTCAAGGGCTATGCCGACAAGCCCGACTCGATCCCCCACAAAATTGCTGCGCGCTTCCGCAGCGAGCAGGAAATGATGCAGGCCCTGCAGCAGGATTTGAACCAGCAAGTCGAAACCATCAACAAGCTCCAGCCGAAGCTGCAAGGACAATTCGTCGCCGATATTCCCGGGGCGCTCAAAGCCGCGATCATCGATTGGATGCTTGCCCGCAACAATCTAATCATGGCCTACAACGCGGCCAAAACTGATTTCGATCCGCTCGACAAACAATACCGCGCCCTGGCCGATGATCCCGAAGCGGCCGCGGCGCTGCGCTCGCTGGGCAAGAAGAATCATCTCGGCTCGGCCGCCTTCGAGCAGATCCAAAAATCAATGGCCGAGGCCGAAACGGTCGTCAACTCGGGCGAGGTTCCGTTTTATCGCCAAGGGGCTCTCGATAGCGTCGGCGCGATCTTGAACGGCACCACGCCAATCGTAATTTTGATCCAATCGACGAACCCGAACGCCCCCAGTTGGGCCCCGGCCGATATGCTCGCCAAGGCCGGCGTCGCGATCGACGCCACGAGCCCCGAGGTGCAGCTCACGTTCAGCGGCAACGGCGCCCGAGTGATCAAATGCCATCAGGTGCTCGTGCCGAAGCTGCGGATCGGCAAATACGTGCTCGAAAATCTGAAATTCCTGGCGATGCCCGACGACGCCAAAGACCTCGGCTTGGAGCTCGCCAACAGCGAGCTCATGGCCTACGACCAAACCCCCGACCGCGAAACTTGGCTCTACAAATTCGAAAAGAAAGCCGAATCGGCCGAAGAAGCGAAACCAACTGACACGAAACCGGACGAACCGAAGCCAGCCGATTCGCAGGCGGCGAAGCCTGACGACAAGACCGAGGCGAAATAGTGCAACCGTTCGTAAGCATACACCAGCACCATCGCGCGTGCGGTGGGGGGGCGATTCCGCATTCAGAATTCCCCGGGCAGGCGTATTTGGGTTATTTCTTCACTCGTCCAATTCTGTTCGGGGGCGGTGATGATTCGCTTCGCGCTGACGCCGGCAATTTCAATCCGAAGGCGTCGCCGAGCTTGCGGTTGCGCGTCGCGTAGCGCTCGCAAGCTGTCGAGCGATCAATCTCTTCCTTGACCCGGCCAGCGGCGTTCGCCACACTAAGGCTCGGCTGAAAAATAGCTTCCGCTTGTCGAACCTCCTCAGCTGCCCTCTTCCGCAAGGGGAGCGGGATCTGTGGAGAAGTTGTTGTTCGGCCGAGCATAATACGGTCTGGCGTCGTTCGTGATTTGGATCGCCGCGGTTCCGCAGCAAGGAGTTTTCCCTTCCATGAGATTGCATCGGCCTTGGATTGGCATCGCGTCGTTGGTCTGCTGCTGGTTCGCTGTTCAACACGCCCGCGCGGATAACTGGCCGCAATGGCGCGGCGCCCGGTTCGACGGCGTCAGCTTGGAGACTGGATTGCCGGCGGAATGGAACAAGGCATCCGGCAAGAATATCGCTTGGCGGCTCGCACTGCCCGGCCCCGCCGGAGCCACGCCCGTGGTGTGGCAAGACCATCTCTTTCTCACCTCCGTCGACGGTTCCGATCTGGTGTTGATCGCAGCCGACACTTCCGGCAAGCAGCTTTGGAAAAAGACCGTGGGCAGCGGCAACAAGAACGTTCGCGGCGATGAAGGCAATTCCGCTTCGCCCTCTCCCGCCACCGACGGCAAGCACGTCTGGACCATGATGGGCACCGGCGTCTTGGCCTGCTACGACTTCGCCGGCAACCAAATTTGGAAGATCGATCTGCAAAAGAAGTATGGCCAATTCCTGATCCAACACGGTTTTTCATCGAGCCCCGTGCTCGATGGCGACCGCCTCTATCTGCAACTGATCCATAGCGGCGGAGCGAAGATCGTCTGCTTGGATAAGGCGACGGGGGAACAGGTGTGGATGCAGCGTCGCAAGACCGATGCCCGCGACGAATGTCAAGAATCGTATGCCACGCCGACAATCTATCGCGATCAACATCAAGCCCTGCTGCTGACGCACGGCGGCGACTACATCATCGCCCATCGCTTGAGCGACGGCGAAGAAGTATGGCGCTGCGGCGGCTTGAACCCCAAGGGGCAATACAACAACTCGCTCCGGCTCGTGGCCTCGCCGCTCGCCGTGCCGGGCATCATCATTGTCCCTTCGGCGAAGAATGGTCCGGTCATGGCATTGCGGCCCGACGGGCATGGCGACATCACCAACGATGCCCAGACCCATTATTGGACCCATCCGCACAACACGCCCGACGTTCCATCGCCGCTGGTCTACGATGGGTTGGCCTATCTTTGCCGCGAAAATGGAAACTTGTATTGCTTCGACGTTCGCACCGGCGAGCAATACTATGAACACCGCACCCATCCCGATCGCCACCGCGCCAGCCCGCTGTATGCCGATGGCAAAATCTATCTGGCATCGCGCGATGGCACGGTGACGGTGGTGAAAGCCGGCCGGCAATACGAGGAATTGGCTTCCAACACGATGGGCGAAGACATTTCCGCCTCCCCGATCGTTGCCGACGGCACCCTCTATCTCCGCACCTTCGAAGCGCTCTACGCCATCCGGGCCCCAAGAAAAAGGTGACGGCCACCAAAATTGGCTAAATTGGGGCGTCTTGGTAAACACGACGCATGGCGCGAGCAAAACGATATTTGCCGGGCGGCATGCTGTTCCACGTTCCAAACCGCAGCGTGGGTCGGCGCGAGCTATTTGCAAAAGACCACGACTTCTCGGCGTTCGAGCGCGCCATTCCAGATTGCCCATTATATGCGCCCGTCCCAATACTGTTCGGCACGACATTTGCGCCACCCAATTTCGCGAATCCATTAGTCTGGCACGAGATTTGCGCTCCCCGGCGATGACACGGATTGTTTCGGTCATTTTGGCAGGAGTTGGCCATGGCGGGCAAGGCACG from Pirellulales bacterium encodes the following:
- a CDS encoding PQQ-binding-like beta-propeller repeat protein, with product MRLHRPWIGIASLVCCWFAVQHARADNWPQWRGARFDGVSLETGLPAEWNKASGKNIAWRLALPGPAGATPVVWQDHLFLTSVDGSDLVLIAADTSGKQLWKKTVGSGNKNVRGDEGNSASPSPATDGKHVWTMMGTGVLACYDFAGNQIWKIDLQKKYGQFLIQHGFSSSPVLDGDRLYLQLIHSGGAKIVCLDKATGEQVWMQRRKTDARDECQESYATPTIYRDQHQALLLTHGGDYIIAHRLSDGEEVWRCGGLNPKGQYNNSLRLVASPLAVPGIIIVPSAKNGPVMALRPDGHGDITNDAQTHYWTHPHNTPDVPSPLVYDGLAYLCRENGNLYCFDVRTGEQYYEHRTHPDRHRASPLYADGKIYLASRDGTVTVVKAGRQYEELASNTMGEDISASPIVADGTLYLRTFEALYAIRAPRKR